One Chitinivibrionales bacterium DNA segment encodes these proteins:
- a CDS encoding YceH family protein, with protein sequence MDITLSPVEARVLGSLVEKELTTPEYYPLSLNALVLACNQKNNRDPVMSLSEEEVSATLTTLRSKDLAWQMSTAGGRVPKYEHSLPARLSAIKGETGATHQDSIVNGRTVATNQMRPELAVLTALMLRGPLTGGELRGVTGRMYSFKDPAELETTIQKLMNWENGPLIVKLPKQPGRKEQRYAHLFSGDAAAQPGPSEAVAAVPQAAAPATGLPLNDRLSVVEQKVAMLLEEVVTLKQAIIALKKPQ encoded by the coding sequence ATGGACATCACCCTCTCCCCCGTCGAAGCGCGCGTGCTCGGGTCGCTTGTCGAAAAGGAACTCACCACGCCCGAATACTACCCCCTCTCGCTCAATGCGCTGGTGCTGGCGTGCAACCAGAAAAACAACCGCGACCCGGTGATGTCGCTTTCCGAGGAGGAGGTGAGCGCCACGCTCACGACGCTTCGCTCGAAGGATCTGGCGTGGCAGATGTCAACCGCCGGCGGCAGGGTCCCCAAGTACGAACACAGCCTTCCCGCCAGGCTTTCAGCCATAAAGGGTGAGACGGGCGCAACGCACCAGGACAGCATCGTGAATGGCCGCACCGTCGCCACCAACCAGATGCGGCCCGAGCTTGCCGTTCTCACCGCGCTCATGCTCCGCGGCCCGCTCACCGGCGGGGAGCTGCGCGGCGTCACGGGCAGGATGTATTCGTTCAAAGATCCTGCCGAACTGGAGACGACGATCCAGAAACTCATGAACTGGGAGAACGGCCCCCTCATTGTCAAGCTGCCTAAGCAGCCGGGAAGAAAAGAACAGCGTTACGCGCACCTCTTTTCGGGTGATGCGGCGGCGCAGCCGGGTCCGTCCGAGGCTGTTGCAGCCGTGCCGCAGGCCGCCGCTCCTGCTACGGGGCTTCCCCTGAACGACAGGCTTTCCGTCGTGGAGCAGAAGGTCGCAATGCTCTTAGAGGAGGTTGTGACTTTGAAGCAGGCGATTATCGCGTTAAAAAAGCCGCAATAG
- a CDS encoding GIY-YIG nuclease family protein, translating to MKYKKIKQAWFVYILECGDGTFYTGITNNLEGRIRAHRSGRGAKYTRGRLPLKLVCSISCRNKSTALKKEYAVKRHSKKDKLAMIRTSSSVQEDEF from the coding sequence ATGAAATATAAGAAGATTAAACAAGCCTGGTTTGTTTACATTCTGGAGTGCGGGGACGGCACGTTCTACACCGGGATCACCAATAATCTGGAAGGCCGGATCAGGGCTCACCGATCGGGCAGGGGGGCGAAATATACGCGGGGCAGGCTGCCGCTGAAATTGGTCTGTTCGATATCCTGCAGGAACAAAAGCACGGCGCTTAAAAAAGAATACGCTGTAAAACGGCATTCGAAGAAGGACAAGCTGGCAATGATCAGAACATCATCAAGTGTGCAGGAGGATGAATTTTAA